One region of Peribacillus simplex genomic DNA includes:
- a CDS encoding processed acidic surface protein, which translates to MKKYFSFFVALIVLFSLGFSGTKSFAATKIDQDELNAYLSEVRMTQEELEEYLAYYDLSLNELESVEELRDTLGPAVTPKTLQALLKEYEMTEAELTELLIDYGELEEGDSIIDTFHFIYDIEDIIDLEMGYDDEEMEYDDEEILDLMDGLFSEIDLTDEELDRFMNHLLPIVEDPSFEDRLMAISDRMDQLDYFETIDELSAEQVAELLSIYNDLQNLLQIQFKFALIQDGVTTNLSLEALFQLKELTNASLLVSIYDLKGNLLLDFKLTGEMIGSDLVKETGNDIKQSTEVISKVVEVKKEKKKPEKHAKPVHKTEKGGVLPKTAGNYLFGALIGLVMMGIAFGLIRKARLAN; encoded by the coding sequence TTGAAGAAATATTTTTCTTTTTTTGTGGCGCTTATCGTACTTTTTTCGCTGGGTTTTAGCGGAACAAAGAGTTTCGCCGCCACTAAGATCGACCAGGATGAGCTTAATGCATACCTTTCTGAAGTCAGAATGACTCAAGAAGAATTGGAAGAGTATTTAGCCTATTACGACTTATCATTGAATGAATTGGAATCTGTAGAAGAGTTGCGTGATACATTAGGACCGGCCGTCACTCCTAAGACTTTACAGGCTCTACTGAAAGAATATGAAATGACTGAAGCTGAACTTACGGAATTATTAATAGATTACGGTGAATTGGAAGAAGGAGATTCCATCATCGATACCTTCCACTTCATTTACGACATAGAAGATATCATCGATTTGGAAATGGGTTATGATGATGAAGAGATGGAATATGATGATGAAGAGATCCTCGATTTAATGGATGGGCTCTTTTCTGAAATCGATCTTACAGACGAAGAGCTGGATAGATTCATGAACCACCTTTTACCTATCGTCGAGGACCCTTCTTTTGAAGATCGTTTAATGGCAATTTCCGATAGGATGGACCAACTCGATTATTTTGAAACAATTGATGAATTGTCCGCAGAGCAAGTGGCGGAATTGCTTTCTATATATAATGATCTGCAAAACTTGCTGCAAATTCAATTCAAATTCGCCTTAATTCAGGATGGCGTCACTACAAACCTATCCCTTGAGGCTTTATTCCAGCTTAAGGAATTGACGAATGCTAGTTTACTAGTTTCCATTTATGATTTAAAAGGCAATCTATTGCTCGATTTTAAATTGACAGGTGAAATGATCGGTTCCGATTTAGTGAAAGAAACCGGTAATGACATCAAACAGTCCACTGAGGTCATTTCGAAAGTGGTTGAAGTAAAAAAAGAAAAGAAGAAACCCGAGAAACACGCAAAACCCGTACATAAAACGGAAAAAGGCGGAGTGCTTCCTAAAACGGCTGGTAATTACCTATTCGGTGCTTTAATCGGTTTAGTGATGATGGGCATTGCTTTCGGATTAATTAGAAAAGCGAGACTTGCAAATTAA
- a CDS encoding class D sortase, whose amino-acid sequence MSKNRQSRHKRKWLLITAVCFLSLGFYFTTTNAYTLLKGYAIYKWNKSETPETTEPVEATAKLPGPKTKANIPDGPELYDERPKTGDLMGELYIPKIEATLPIYHGTDEDELEKGVGHYAGSVLPGEKDNSVLSGHRDTIFRDLGEVGKGDLLIAKTKAGTFTYKVRKVRIVDADDRTVIVPKPKATLTVTTCYPFSYIGSAPERYVLVADLLKTEIGK is encoded by the coding sequence ATGAGCAAAAATAGGCAATCCAGGCATAAGAGAAAATGGTTACTCATCACGGCTGTTTGCTTTTTAAGCCTAGGTTTTTATTTTACAACGACAAACGCCTATACACTATTAAAAGGCTATGCCATATATAAATGGAATAAATCTGAAACACCCGAGACGACGGAGCCGGTCGAGGCGACGGCTAAGCTCCCAGGACCTAAGACGAAAGCAAATATTCCCGATGGGCCTGAACTATATGATGAACGGCCGAAGACAGGTGATTTGATGGGTGAGCTTTATATTCCAAAAATCGAGGCAACACTCCCAATTTACCATGGAACGGATGAAGATGAACTCGAAAAGGGTGTCGGCCATTATGCAGGGTCTGTCCTCCCCGGTGAAAAGGATAATTCCGTTTTATCCGGGCATCGAGATACCATTTTTAGAGATCTGGGTGAAGTCGGTAAAGGTGACTTGCTGATAGCCAAGACAAAAGCTGGTACGTTTACATATAAAGTGAGGAAGGTTCGTATCGTCGATGCAGATGACCGTACCGTGATCGTTCCTAAGCCTAAAGCCACACTTACAGTAACAACCTGCTATCCTTTTTCATATATTGGTAGTGCACCGGAACGATACGTATTGGTTGCCGATTTATTGAAAACGGAAATAGGTAAATGA